Proteins encoded by one window of Methylovirgula ligni:
- a CDS encoding methyl-accepting chemotaxis protein → MGNLSIGRSLVLRQFLYIGLLVVLSVVAYWASTQLRDLARVVVTADPATAHIAAEQLYQSATTLSRDLLYGSALGCLLVLLISTPIAYFTIAKPVDVLARQMSALAAGNFDIAIEGTERKDEIGITSRALSILRDAVRKNNELAAEIRDRENREQRLVREAAIRAKVQKFSAELASSVARLTGMTKHMASASQEMIEGARNAAEGSSHAKVASSNAAGDVSSVAVASEELLASIEEISRQVVQSTTVVKRAVSESIETSSGMARLTEAARRVGDIVSLISRIAAQTNLLALNATIEAARAGEAGRGFAVVAQEVKTLATQTARATQDISGQIADMQAATESSVTAIDTIQTKIGEIEQISAIIASAVQEQGASTQEIARNVRSAASGTSATSTYVEDVAKAAALNSQNAESMVRLASELDELAARVLADVRAFGETLHEAA, encoded by the coding sequence ATGGGCAATCTTTCCATTGGCCGAAGCTTGGTTCTGAGGCAATTCCTTTACATCGGCCTTCTGGTGGTTCTCAGCGTGGTCGCTTATTGGGCCTCGACCCAGCTGCGCGACCTGGCACGAGTCGTCGTCACCGCCGACCCGGCCACGGCGCATATTGCGGCGGAGCAACTCTACCAATCGGCGACGACGCTGAGCCGCGATCTGCTCTATGGTTCGGCGCTCGGCTGCCTGCTCGTCCTGCTGATCTCGACGCCGATCGCCTATTTCACCATCGCCAAGCCCGTCGATGTCCTAGCCAGGCAGATGTCGGCGCTCGCCGCCGGCAATTTCGATATCGCCATCGAGGGCACCGAGCGCAAGGACGAGATCGGCATCACCTCGCGGGCGCTGAGCATCCTGCGCGATGCGGTGCGCAAGAACAATGAACTCGCGGCCGAAATTCGCGACCGCGAAAACCGCGAGCAGCGCCTCGTCCGCGAGGCGGCCATTCGCGCCAAAGTGCAGAAGTTTTCCGCCGAGCTAGCGTCCAGCGTTGCGCGTCTCACCGGGATGACGAAGCACATGGCGAGCGCCTCGCAAGAGATGATCGAAGGCGCGCGCAATGCCGCTGAGGGCTCCTCGCACGCCAAGGTCGCCTCCTCCAACGCCGCCGGCGATGTTTCTTCCGTCGCCGTCGCCTCCGAGGAATTGCTGGCCTCGATCGAGGAAATCAGCCGCCAGGTCGTCCAGTCGACGACCGTCGTCAAGCGCGCGGTCTCCGAAAGCATCGAGACATCGAGCGGCATGGCCCGCCTGACCGAGGCGGCTCGCCGCGTCGGCGATATCGTCAGCCTCATTTCGCGAATCGCGGCGCAGACCAATTTGCTCGCCCTCAACGCCACGATCGAGGCGGCCCGTGCCGGTGAGGCCGGTCGCGGCTTCGCGGTCGTCGCGCAGGAAGTGAAGACGCTCGCCACCCAGACGGCCCGGGCGACGCAAGATATTTCCGGCCAGATCGCGGATATGCAGGCGGCGACCGAAAGCTCGGTCACCGCGATCGATACGATCCAGACCAAGATCGGCGAGATCGAGCAGATTTCCGCGATCATCGCCTCGGCGGTACAGGAGCAGGGCGCCTCGACGCAGGAGATCGCCCGCAACGTCCGCTCCGCCGCCTCCGGAACATCCGCGACTTCCACCTATGTGGAGGATGTCGCCAAGGCCGCGGCCCTCAACAGCCAGAATGCCGAATCCATGGTTCGACTGGCGAGCGAACTCGACGAACTCGCGGCGCGTGTGCTGGCCGACGTGCGTGCCTTTGGCGAGACGTTGCACGAGGCCGCCTAG
- a CDS encoding carbon-nitrogen hydrolase family protein translates to MKISLIQMNSGQDKTANIAAASALIEQAVAEERPDWIGLPECFDFLGGQRADKQEAAEILGEGPAYRAMQDLARRHRIFIHAGSILEKVPGESRIHNTTVVFDRDGNEIARYRKIHIFDITAPDGTQYRESASFKPGEAVVTYKAEDFTFGCAICYDLRFPYLFAALAEKGADVIALPAAFTLLTGKDHWEVLCRARAIETETYFCAPAQTGLHQVGNESRATYGHSLVVDPWGHVIARASDGVGIVSARIARQRVEKVRAQIPVAEHKVKLR, encoded by the coding sequence ATGAAAATCAGCCTGATCCAGATGAATTCCGGCCAGGACAAGACGGCAAATATCGCCGCCGCTTCGGCCCTCATCGAGCAAGCTGTGGCGGAGGAGCGGCCGGACTGGATCGGCCTGCCGGAATGTTTCGATTTTCTCGGCGGCCAGCGCGCCGATAAGCAGGAGGCGGCCGAAATCCTCGGCGAGGGGCCGGCCTATCGCGCCATGCAGGACCTGGCGCGCCGGCATCGCATCTTCATCCATGCCGGCTCGATCCTCGAAAAAGTCCCCGGCGAGAGCCGCATCCATAATACAACCGTAGTCTTCGATCGCGACGGCAACGAGATCGCCCGCTATCGCAAGATCCATATATTCGACATCACCGCGCCGGACGGCACGCAATACCGCGAAAGCGCGTCGTTCAAGCCCGGCGAGGCTGTCGTGACCTATAAGGCGGAGGACTTCACCTTCGGCTGCGCGATTTGTTACGATCTGCGCTTCCCCTATCTATTCGCCGCTTTGGCGGAGAAGGGCGCCGATGTCATCGCGTTGCCCGCGGCCTTCACGCTGCTCACCGGCAAGGATCATTGGGAGGTTCTCTGCCGCGCCCGCGCCATCGAGACCGAGACCTATTTTTGCGCGCCCGCCCAGACCGGGCTGCATCAGGTCGGCAATGAGTCCCGCGCGACCTATGGTCATTCGCTCGTCGTCGACCCGTGGGGGCATGTGATCGCCCGTGCCTCCGACGGCGTCGGCATCGTCTCGGCGCGGATCGCGCGCCAGCGCGTCGAGAAAGTGCGCGCGCAAATTCCCGTCGCCGAGCATAAAGTCAAATTGAGATAA
- a CDS encoding NRAMP family divalent metal transporter: MRRLWYHRQPGVERAQKKPRTGIRALLNIIGPGFITGAADDDPSGIATYSQTGAQFGFGQLWTALYQVPLLLAVQECCGRIGAVTGKGLAGVIKEHYSRKILLAIVLLVLVANIINIGADIGAVAASARLVYPAPFWLYAIGTAAVVTSLEIWLTYPAYANILKWLALALLSYVATALMVANDWHAILRATFVPHIEFNFAFLFIITGVLGTSISPYMFFWQASEEVEEERAIAERDGKTEPELPPHFIFNMRIDTTVGMVASQLVQWFIIITTGTVLFAHGVKNINTAADAAAALEPLVRSFPNAGQLARDIFAFGVVGLGLLAIPVLAGSAAYALAEALDWKLGLSKKFGEARGFYVIIMVATVIGLALNFIGIDPMKALVYTAVFNGIAAVPLIFVIARLNGRADVLGEYRGGPVSRFFVWLAFVVMAIAGAALVYTTLHGGS; this comes from the coding sequence GTGCGCCGTCTTTGGTATCATCGGCAACCGGGTGTTGAGCGCGCGCAGAAGAAGCCGCGGACCGGCATCCGCGCCCTCCTCAACATCATCGGTCCCGGCTTCATTACCGGCGCCGCGGATGACGATCCCTCTGGTATCGCGACCTATTCGCAGACCGGCGCGCAATTTGGCTTCGGCCAGCTCTGGACTGCACTTTATCAGGTGCCGCTGCTGCTCGCGGTGCAGGAATGCTGCGGCCGCATCGGCGCCGTCACCGGCAAGGGACTCGCCGGCGTCATCAAGGAGCATTACAGCCGCAAGATCCTGCTGGCGATCGTGCTCCTGGTCCTGGTGGCGAATATCATCAATATCGGCGCCGATATCGGTGCCGTCGCGGCGTCGGCGCGGCTCGTCTATCCGGCGCCGTTCTGGCTCTATGCGATCGGCACGGCCGCCGTGGTGACGTCGCTTGAAATCTGGCTCACCTATCCAGCCTACGCGAACATCCTCAAATGGCTGGCTCTGGCGCTGCTCTCCTATGTCGCGACGGCGCTCATGGTGGCCAATGATTGGCACGCGATTCTACGCGCGACCTTTGTTCCGCATATCGAGTTCAACTTCGCCTTTCTGTTCATCATCACCGGTGTTTTGGGCACGTCGATCTCGCCTTACATGTTCTTCTGGCAAGCCTCGGAAGAGGTCGAGGAGGAAAGGGCGATCGCCGAACGCGACGGCAAGACGGAGCCGGAACTGCCGCCGCATTTCATTTTCAACATGCGCATCGACACGACGGTCGGCATGGTCGCCTCGCAGCTTGTGCAATGGTTCATCATCATCACCACCGGCACCGTGCTCTTCGCCCACGGCGTGAAGAACATCAACACCGCGGCAGACGCTGCGGCGGCGCTTGAACCGCTGGTGCGCTCGTTTCCCAATGCCGGGCAATTGGCGCGCGATATTTTCGCGTTCGGCGTCGTAGGGCTCGGGCTTCTCGCCATTCCGGTTCTTGCGGGCTCCGCAGCTTATGCCCTGGCTGAGGCGCTCGACTGGAAGCTGGGTCTGTCGAAGAAATTCGGCGAGGCGCGGGGCTTCTACGTCATCATCATGGTCGCGACCGTGATCGGGCTGGCGCTCAATTTCATTGGCATCGATCCGATGAAGGCACTGGTCTATACCGCCGTCTTCAACGGCATTGCCGCCGTGCCGCTCATCTTTGTCATCGCCAGACTGAATGGCCGGGCCGATGTCCTCGGCGAATATCGCGGTGGCCCGGTGTCGCGCTTCTTCGTCTGGCTGGCTTTCGTCGTCATGGCGATCGCCGGCGCGGCGCTCGTCTATACGACCCTGCACGGCGGCAGCTGA
- the gshB gene encoding glutathione synthase — MSLAVAVQMDPIEKINFAGDSTFALMLEAEKRGHTLYHYTPDELIWSARGITAKAAKISVRDRPGDYFSLQKPQLLELAEVDVVLLRQDPPFDLGYITSTHLLEHLPPRVLVVNDPAAVRNAPEKLFVMEFAEFMPATLISRDKAAIAAFLEEHGEIVIKPLYGHGGAAVFKLGRKDPNFGSLYDLFAATFKEPWVAQEFLPQIAKGDKRIILADGIAAGAVNRVPAENDIRANMVRGGAALATELTAREKAICAALGPELKRRGLLFVGIDVIDGYLTEINVTSPTGIRAIAKTGGPDVAAILWDAIEAKLRGRRQETRA, encoded by the coding sequence ATGTCCCTCGCCGTCGCGGTCCAGATGGACCCGATCGAGAAGATCAATTTCGCCGGGGATTCGACCTTCGCCCTGATGCTGGAGGCGGAAAAGCGTGGCCATACGCTCTACCATTACACGCCCGATGAGCTGATCTGGAGCGCCCGCGGCATCACCGCCAAGGCGGCGAAAATCTCCGTGCGGGACCGGCCTGGCGATTATTTTAGCCTGCAAAAACCGCAGCTTCTGGAGCTTGCCGAGGTCGATGTCGTGCTTTTGCGGCAGGACCCGCCGTTCGATCTTGGCTACATCACCTCGACCCATCTGCTTGAGCATTTGCCGCCGCGCGTGCTGGTTGTGAACGATCCGGCCGCGGTGCGGAACGCGCCGGAAAAGCTGTTCGTGATGGAATTCGCGGAATTCATGCCGGCGACCCTGATCAGCCGCGACAAGGCGGCCATCGCCGCCTTTCTTGAGGAGCATGGCGAGATCGTCATCAAGCCGCTTTATGGGCATGGCGGCGCGGCGGTGTTCAAACTCGGCCGGAAGGACCCCAATTTCGGCTCGCTCTACGACCTGTTCGCCGCCACTTTCAAGGAACCCTGGGTGGCGCAAGAGTTTTTGCCGCAGATCGCAAAGGGCGATAAACGCATTATCCTGGCCGACGGCATCGCCGCCGGCGCGGTGAACCGGGTGCCGGCGGAAAATGACATTCGTGCCAATATGGTACGCGGCGGCGCGGCGCTGGCGACCGAACTCACCGCCCGCGAAAAGGCGATTTGCGCTGCCCTCGGGCCGGAGCTGAAACGCCGCGGCCTGTTGTTCGTGGGGATTGATGTGATCGATGGCTATCTGACGGAAATCAACGTCACCTCGCCGACGGGAATCCGCGCCATCGCCAAGACCGGCGGCCCGGATGTCGCCGCGATCCTCTGGGACGCGATCGAAGCCAAGCTCCGCGGAAGGCGGCAGGAAACCCGCGCATGA